Genomic segment of bacterium:
CTTGATGAAGATCCTGGACACTGTGTCCGCAGCCACTGTCAACAGACGTATTCGCGTATTCAAGGTCTTCTTCACCTCAAAAGCGAAGCGCTCATTGACAATAACCCTATGGGGCATATTTCGCTCGTTCGCGCAGAGACAAAGGTAAAGCCGGTCCTATCGGTTGAAGAAATGGCCAGTGTCCTTTCGCAATTCGACAGAAAGAGCTTCAATGGTGCCCGAGACTACTGTATGCTTCTGCTCTGCTACGACAGCATGATTCGCATCAACGAATTGCTCTCGATCAAAATTAGTGACGTCGATTTGCAGGCGAAATTAGTGAAGGTGTTTGGAAAGGTCGAAAGAACGACATGTTCCGTTCTCTGATAAGACCGCCAAAACCATCCATACTTTCTTAATTCGTCACCGCAAGACAATCCAAGGCCGCTTTTGTTTTCCACCAGAGACGGCAAGAAGATTGATTATAGAAGGGCCCAAGAATCTTCAGAACGCGGGCAAGAGGGCCGGAATATACCTCCATCCTCATCTCGTCCGACATTCGAGCGCATCGCAGTTTATTCGCATGGGTGGAAGTCCAGCTGTTCTTCAGAAGGTACTGGGCCACTCGTCGCTCGCAATAACTCAAAGATACGTACATCTATCCAATGACGACATGCATGAAGCGTATGAGAGAAGTTCAGCCCAGCTTCACGGCTGTAATCTTAGAATGTCACCTCAGAATTAGTATGATTATCCGGATTGGTTACAGAAAACAAATATGTAAGTGCAATGGCTCATTGCTACATGCCATATGTGAACTCAGAGTAATTCTAGAGACCCAGTTTTCACCAGTCAAGACGAGTTTGGTGCGAATTTATCGACCCTCTAATATCAGGATTTATCATTCGTGGCCGTCTTCCGGCTTCATCGGCGATTGATTTGAGTTCGTGGTAAGTGCCACCCGTTTTGGAAGACAAGATTCTGTTCGAGCGTCTTCAGTACGAAGAATTGATAATTACCGGAAATTTACTTGATGTTGAACTCCCACATCACTTTATTTCTGGTATTCTCAATCGTACCGACTATTCTTTAAGGCTCGAAACGCAGACGAGAATATCTCAAAAGGTTAAGTGAGAATGTTTTTCCAACGGTATCAAGCAAAACTTTGCAGAGTCCAAACTGGCACATGTGAGGCGGTAATGTCAGA
This window contains:
- a CDS encoding tyrosine-type recombinase/integrase gives rise to the protein MASVLSQFDRKSFNGARDYCMLLLCYDSMIRINELLSIKISDVDLQAKLVKVFGKVERTTCSVL
- a CDS encoding tyrosine-type recombinase/integrase, with translation MERSKERHVPFSDKTAKTIHTFLIRHRKTIQGRFCFPPETARRLIIEGPKNLQNAGKRAGIYLHPHLVRHSSASQFIRMGGSPAVLQKVLGHSSLAITQRYVHLSNDDMHEAYERSSAQLHGCNLRMSPQN